The Deltaproteobacteria bacterium nucleotide sequence CCCGCGGGCGAGTCTGAGCGGGTAAGGAAGCCATCGCGCAGCGATGGCATGGTCCGCGGCAGTTATGTCGGAAACGCAACGCGTTTCCGTCCTTTGCCAGAGATCCATGGTGTTGAACCCCGACCGAGCGAGGTCTCAGTGAGCCGAGGGCCGTAACCCGAGGCGAACGGCCCGAGGGACGCTCACCACCCGCTTCGAGGACCTCCGCCCCCCTAACTCTTCGTCCTCGTCAACGGAAACACCTGCACATTCAATTGATACACTTCGAAATAATCCGCACTCCCCTTGTTGATGTAGTCGAGAATCTCCTCCCGAAACGTCTGGACCCGCCGCTTAATTTCCGCCACCGCATTTTTCGGGATCGGAATCGTCAACGCCGTCACGTCGCGCAACTCCGGCGCCATCGTATGCAGCGCCTCTTTGGCGTCATCGAGCATCGAGCGGTGATATTGCATCAACTCCAACGACGCCACCTCCGGCGGCGTGGTCAGACTCGCGTCGGCCTGGACCAATCGCCCCGCCTCATTGCGCCGCACCAACCCCAACCGCTGCAACACCTCCAACGCATGCTCCACTTCCTTCGCCTTAATATTCATTCGCAGTTTGGCCGCGATCCAACTCGGATCTTCTTGGAAATCAGGCAACGCGACCATCTCCCGAAGCGTCACAAAGAGCTTATTGGTAAAATATTCGTATTGGTCCTTCTTGATCCCATGCAGCTGCGCCCTGGGCTTCAACGCCGACAATCGCTCTAAATACAGTTCTTTTTCCTTATCTTCCCGCGCCTGATTAAACAGGACCAACGCCTCGAAATAGGCCGTCTCCCGCTTGCCCAACTTGAAGGCCTTGGCCACCTGCTGGATCGAGGTCGGCGTCAGGTTTCGAGCCCCATCAATGACCATCTTCAGATAGCTCGGCGAGCTGAACCCGGCCACCCGGGCAAAATAGCGGAAGGAAAAATAGCGAGTCGTCTGTTTATACTCGACCAGCAAGTCCTGCAAAAATTGCCGGTAATCCATGTAGTTATACGGTTCTCGCGCCATGGTCGCTCACCCCCGGTCCTATACTCGTTAAGCGTACACTAAAGAGAACGAAATTAACAGCCCCCGACCAGTTGCCCCTTGTGAATGCGAGCTATTACGCCGCATAATACAATCATGATGTACACTGAAACAAACAAAGGGGGATTTATGAAGATCGAAAACATCGATTTCACCTTACTGAACAACCTCTCCACCTTCGTGTTCAAGCCGCTGATCGTGCTCGGAATGGGCACGTTGACGGTACTGTTGACCACGGCGATGTTGGCCTAACGTAGTGCGGCACATAAGATCGTGCGGTTTCAATACTGACAACTGCCGTCCCTATTCCCCCTCAACGAACCGGCCCGGGAATTGTCCCGAGCCGGTTCTGCATTGGGGAGGAAACGATCGAGAGCAGCGGGTCATATTGCGCTTTTGTCCCCTCCAGAGTACTGGTCTTCATGTCTGGTTATGCAGTGGAGAGGGCTCATTATTCGGTAGGGATCGGAATGTCTGCAAAGGAAGCGACCGCTCGCATCAAGATCAACCAGCTGCTGGCAACGGCTGGTTGGCGCTTCTTTCCGGACGATCGCGGCCCAGCCAATATCCGACTTGAAGCCAACGTCTTCATTCCACCGACCGCTTTGGATGCATTCGGCGATGATTTTGAGAAAACCGAAAGAGGCTTCATCGATTTCCTGCTGCTTGACGCCAAGGGTTTTCCGCTCCTCGTCCTGGAAGCCAAGGCCGAGCAGAAGAACCCGCTCGACGGCAAGGAGCAGGCACGTAGATATGCTCGCGCGCAGCACTGTCGTTTTGTCATCCTCTCCAATGGGAATCTACATTACTTCTGGGATCTCGAACGCGGCAATCCGTGCATCATCACTTCGTTCCCGGCTCCCGATTCAGTGGCAGGCTATCAGCAGATCACGCCGAATCCGCAACGCTTGATTACTGAACCGGTCGGTGACGATTATATTGTTCTGACTCAACGCCCCAACTATCAAGCTGAGGCGAGCTGGCGCAACGAGGTCGAACGTTCGAGTTTTGTCCAGGCGAATAAGCTCCGCTTTCTCAGGCCCTATCAGTTGAATGCCATCCACGCCTTGCAACAGGCAGTCAAGGACGACAAAGATCGTTTCCTGTTCGAGATGGCCACTGGCACCGGCAAGACGCTCACCGCAGCCGCCGTCATCAAGCTGTTCCTCCATTCCGGCAACGTGCGGCGTGTGCTTTTTCTGGTGGACCGCCTCGAGCTGGAAGACCAAGCGAAGAAGACCTTCGCCGCTTTGCTGTCCGCCGACTTTCAGACCGTCATCTACAAGGAGCGCCGCGACGACTGGCGTCGCGCGGAGATCGTCGTGACCACCGTCCAGTCGTTGCTCTTTAACAACAAGTATCAACGACTGTTCTCGCCGACCGACTTCGACCTGGTCATTTCCGATGAAGCCCACCGTTCCATCGGCGGCAACGCCCGCGCTGTGTTTGACTACTTCATCGGTTACAAGCTGGGCCTCACCGCCACGCCGCGCGACTATCTCCGCAGATTCGACAGCTCGAATCCGGGCACCCGCGATCCGCGCGAGGCCGAACGCCGGTTGTTGTTGGACACCTATCGCACGTTCGGTTGTGAGGACAGTCAGCCGACCTTTCGCTACTCGCTACTGGACGGTGTGAAAGAGGGCTACCTGATCAATCCCACAGTCGTGGATGCCCGCACAGGGATTACGACTCAACTGCTTTCCGACGAGGGATTCGTCGTCTCGTTCACGGACGACACCGGCGAGGATCAGGAGCAGGTCTTCAAGCAGCGCGATTTCGAGCAGCGCTTCTTTTCCGACGCGACCAACCAAGTATTCTGCAAGGCATTTCTGGAGAATGCGTTGCGCGATCCGATTAGTGGCGAGGTCGGCAAGTCGATCCTCTTTGCGGTCAGCCAGAATCACGCCGCGAAACTGGCGCAGATCCTCAACCGGATGGCCGACCGCATGTTCCCCGGCAAGTACCAATCCGATTTCGCCGTTCAGGTCACCTCGCAGATTCCGGATGCGCAGCAGTGCACGATCAACTTCGCCAACAACAACCTGCTTGGCTCAGGCAATTTTATCCCCGCCTACAAAACCAGTAAGGCGCGGGTTTGTGTGACGGTCGGCATGATGACTACCGGCTACGATTGCACCGACATCCTCAACCTCGGCCTCTTCCGTCCGATCTTTTCGCCGACGGATTTTATCCAGATCAAAGGACGCGGCACCAGAACCCACAATTTCTTGGAGCAACTTTTTGATGAGCAACTCAAGGCCGCTGTCGAAAAACCGGCGAAGACCGCCTTCAAGCTCTTCGACTTCTTCGCGAACTGCGAATACTTCGAAGAGAAGTTCAACTACGATGAAGTGCTAAAATTGCCCCGGCCTCAAGGTAAGGGTCGCAAGCCGGACGAAGCGATCGCCCCCTTAGTCGTTGGCGGTACTTACGAACACGTCGGGAGCGACCTCGTCCTGATGGTCAAGGAAGCGACCATTGGGCCCGAGGGCATGAAGATCGACCGGATGTTCTTCGAGAGATTCGAGGGCACAGTGCGCGAGAACGAGACGATCGCCGCAGCCGTCGAGTCAGGACAATGGGATCGCGTCATCGACTACGTGAACCGTGAGGTCTTTAACAAGCCCGAGGAGTACTACACGTTGGACAAGCTGCGCAAGGCGGCCGCTGTGGATCGGCGACTGACGCTGCGCGAGATCCTGGAGAAAGTCTTCGGCCTGATTCCGCGCTTCAAATCGAAAGATGAATTGCTGGAGGAGGAATTCGCCAAATTTATCGCCGACGTCAAGCCCGAGGAGGCCGAGGTCATCTCGGCCATCAAGCATTTTTTCAAGGCCTACGCCACCAGCGACCGTGTCAGGGCCATTATCGATAGGCGCCACTTCACCGATCTCGCGACCAACTCGATGTTCTCCACCCGCGATTTCAAGGCCGTGCCGCCGAAGTACCGCATGCTGGTCCCCGAGTACGTCAAAGACTACGTATCGTTGAACCAGTTTGCCGCGTGAGAAGGGAAGCAGTGGACTTATTATGCCAAGTTCGCCACACATAGAGGTTTTATGAACAGACCGCGAAAAGCCACTGTGCATGTGAAGGGAACCACCGTTTCGGTATTGGTTCATCACGAGCAGGATTACATTTCCCTCACGGATATCGCGCGGCACAAAGACCCCAACCGGACAGACTACCTGATCTCAAACTGGCTGCGGAATCGAAACACCATTGAGTTTCTCGGTATCTGGGAATCCCTGAACAACCCCAGTTTTAAACCCATCGAATTCGATGGGTTTAGGAAAAGCGCGGGGCTGAACAGCTTCATCCTGACGGTCAAGCAGTGGGTCGAGGAGACGCGAGCGATCGGTCTCGTGTCCAGAGCCGGACGCTACGGCGGCACCTTCGCACACAAGGACATCGCTTTCGAGTTCGCCACCTGGATTTCCGTCGAGTTCAAGCTATTCCTCATCAAGGAGTTCCAGCGGCTCAAGGAAGATGAGAACAGCCGTCTGTCCTTGGCCTGGAACCTGAATCGCACTCTGTCCAAACTCAACTACCGCATACACACCGACGCCATCCAGGCCCACCTGATCCCGCCGGAAATCACCCCCACTTTGGCAGCCATCACCTATGCCACCGAGGCGGATCTGCTCAACGTCGCCCTGTTCGGGCACACGGCGACGGAGTGGCGCCGGACTAACCCGGACAAAAAGGGTAATGTGCGCGATTACGCCACCATTGAACAACTGCTTGTCCTCGCCAACATTGAAGTGATGAACGCGGAGCTGATCCATATGAAACTGTCCCAGAGCGAACGACTCACCCGTCTCAACCAGATCGCCATTCGCCAGATGCAGGTACTGACCGCAGCACCGGCGCTCAAACAACTCAAGGAATAACCGTGCTCGACACCGACACCAAACGCCGCATCGACACCGCCCGCGACATCCTCGTGGGCAAGGTGCCCGACCCCAAGAGCCAGGTCGAGCAGATCACGATCGCGTTGATCTACAAGTTCATGGACGACATGGACGCCGAGGCGGAGGAACTGGGCGGCAAGCGCAAGTTCTTCGCAGGCGACTACGCCCGCTACGGCTGGGCCAAGCTGATGCGCTCTGGGCTCGGCGGCCACGAGACCCTGAACCTCTATGCCGAGGCGATCGCCAAGATGCCGGAGAACCCCGGCATTCCGGCACTCTTTCGCGACATCTTCAAAAACGCCTACCTCCCGTATCGCGACCCGGAGACCCTGCGCGCGTTCCTGAAAATCATCGACGAGTTCACCTACGACCACTCCGAGCGTCTCGGCGACGCCTTTGAGTACCTGCTCTCCGTGCTCGGCTCACAGGGCGACGCCGGGCAGTTCCGCACGCCGCGCCACATCATCGATTTCATCGTCGCAATCGTGGACCCGAAGAAGACCGAGACCGTGCTCGATCCGGCATGTGGGACAGCGGGATTCTTGATTTCTGCGTATAAGTTTATCCTGCGGGCGAACACAAGTGGCGCGGCGGCATGTCCCACACCCTCACCCCCAACCCCTCTCCCCGGGGGAGAGGGGAGCCATTTTCGCGGTGGGTATGATTTTGCGGGGCTAAAGAAACGAGCGCGGGAGTTGCGGCAAAAGCAAACCGATGCCGAAACATTGCTTTGGGGGCTTTTGCGGGATCGGCAACTTGGCGACGCGAAATTCCGGCGCCAGCATCAGTTTGGCGACTACATCTGCGATTTCTACTGCCACGAAGCGAAATTGGTCGTGGAGTGCGACGGGGACGTGCATCAAACC carries:
- a CDS encoding TIGR02147 family protein, giving the protein MAREPYNYMDYRQFLQDLLVEYKQTTRYFSFRYFARVAGFSSPSYLKMVIDGARNLTPTSIQQVAKAFKLGKRETAYFEALVLFNQAREDKEKELYLERLSALKPRAQLHGIKKDQYEYFTNKLFVTLREMVALPDFQEDPSWIAAKLRMNIKAKEVEHALEVLQRLGLVRRNEAGRLVQADASLTTPPEVASLELMQYHRSMLDDAKEALHTMAPELRDVTALTIPIPKNAVAEIKRRVQTFREEILDYINKGSADYFEVYQLNVQVFPLTRTKS
- a CDS encoding DEAD/DEAH box helicase family protein, producing MSAKEATARIKINQLLATAGWRFFPDDRGPANIRLEANVFIPPTALDAFGDDFEKTERGFIDFLLLDAKGFPLLVLEAKAEQKNPLDGKEQARRYARAQHCRFVILSNGNLHYFWDLERGNPCIITSFPAPDSVAGYQQITPNPQRLITEPVGDDYIVLTQRPNYQAEASWRNEVERSSFVQANKLRFLRPYQLNAIHALQQAVKDDKDRFLFEMATGTGKTLTAAAVIKLFLHSGNVRRVLFLVDRLELEDQAKKTFAALLSADFQTVIYKERRDDWRRAEIVVTTVQSLLFNNKYQRLFSPTDFDLVISDEAHRSIGGNARAVFDYFIGYKLGLTATPRDYLRRFDSSNPGTRDPREAERRLLLDTYRTFGCEDSQPTFRYSLLDGVKEGYLINPTVVDARTGITTQLLSDEGFVVSFTDDTGEDQEQVFKQRDFEQRFFSDATNQVFCKAFLENALRDPISGEVGKSILFAVSQNHAAKLAQILNRMADRMFPGKYQSDFAVQVTSQIPDAQQCTINFANNNLLGSGNFIPAYKTSKARVCVTVGMMTTGYDCTDILNLGLFRPIFSPTDFIQIKGRGTRTHNFLEQLFDEQLKAAVEKPAKTAFKLFDFFANCEYFEEKFNYDEVLKLPRPQGKGRKPDEAIAPLVVGGTYEHVGSDLVLMVKEATIGPEGMKIDRMFFERFEGTVRENETIAAAVESGQWDRVIDYVNREVFNKPEEYYTLDKLRKAAAVDRRLTLREILEKVFGLIPRFKSKDELLEEEFAKFIADVKPEEAEVISAIKHFFKAYATSDRVRAIIDRRHFTDLATNSMFSTRDFKAVPPKYRMLVPEYVKDYVSLNQFAA
- a CDS encoding KilA-N domain-containing protein, which translates into the protein MNRPRKATVHVKGTTVSVLVHHEQDYISLTDIARHKDPNRTDYLISNWLRNRNTIEFLGIWESLNNPSFKPIEFDGFRKSAGLNSFILTVKQWVEETRAIGLVSRAGRYGGTFAHKDIAFEFATWISVEFKLFLIKEFQRLKEDENSRLSLAWNLNRTLSKLNYRIHTDAIQAHLIPPEITPTLAAITYATEADLLNVALFGHTATEWRRTNPDKKGNVRDYATIEQLLVLANIEVMNAELIHMKLSQSERLTRLNQIAIRQMQVLTAAPALKQLKE